The genomic segment TAAAAACTCAGGTGTCTTATATGTTTTACGTTTGTTCATCTGCTGTCCTTATTTTCAAAAAAATTGCTGTGCGTAAAAATTAAATTGGGGGGGCGGTCTCCAACGCTTACACATCTCTTTTCAAAATTCCCCCCACCTGTCTAACTGCGATTACTTCAATAATTTGATTTAAATCAATTTTTATTTCTTCGCACCATATCCGCGCTTATCTATAATTCTTGTTTTATAACTATGGCAATCTCGGCATAAAGGCTGATGATTGGTTATATCCCAAAATCTTGGATCTGCTTGTCCATTCTCTACGGGCTGAATATGGTCGATTACTGTTGCGGGTGTATATTTGCCTTTCTCTAAACACATCACGCATAAGGGATGATGTTTTAAATACTCGGCTCTATACTTACTCCATTTGTGATCGTAACCACGTTGACTAGCTGGCAATCTCGTATCTTTTGCCTTGTGTTCTTCACATCGTCCAGACTTCACACGGTTACGACAGCCTGGAAAAGTACAACGTCTTAAAGGTTGATAAGGCATAACATTCCTTTAGTAAACACAAGGATCACGATATACATCCCATAGACTACTTACAGTCATAGGAATTAAACTTTGTGTAGTGTCTGTTGTGATTTCACGATTAGCATAT from the [Actinobacillus] rossii genome contains:
- a CDS encoding phage associated protein — its product is MPYQPLRRCTFPGCRNRVKSGRCEEHKAKDTRLPASQRGYDHKWSKYRAEYLKHHPLCVMCLEKGKYTPATVIDHIQPVENGQADPRFWDITNHQPLCRDCHSYKTRIIDKRGYGAKK